The following proteins are encoded in a genomic region of Microbacterium sp. NC79:
- a CDS encoding M23 family metallopeptidase translates to MSVMMSLGTMAAVSTLACGIVAAGGAAVTAQRVSAAADAAALAAADTALGFSAGDPCDNAARIAGANRATLTECVIDAAMVRVSVQATYAGFPIAVAARAGSTGSAVAMNAAGWVRPSDGDITSSFGQREVQCDASGCASSFHEGVDFSAGCGAPIYAARAGTVISAGDGGGYGNQVRIEHENDLTTGYAHIQNGGILIAVGDTVVAGQLIALEGDTGQSFGCHVHITLEQNGALIDPMTVLD, encoded by the coding sequence ATGAGCGTGATGATGAGCCTCGGAACCATGGCTGCCGTCAGTACGCTGGCGTGCGGTATCGTGGCCGCCGGCGGAGCCGCTGTTACAGCGCAACGCGTGAGCGCAGCGGCAGACGCTGCGGCACTGGCCGCCGCCGACACCGCATTGGGATTCAGCGCAGGCGATCCGTGTGACAACGCCGCCCGAATTGCCGGAGCAAACCGCGCCACACTCACCGAATGCGTTATCGACGCTGCCATGGTGCGGGTGAGTGTGCAGGCCACGTACGCAGGCTTCCCGATTGCCGTCGCGGCTCGCGCCGGATCGACGGGAAGTGCAGTCGCTATGAATGCCGCAGGGTGGGTGCGTCCAAGCGACGGCGACATCACCTCGTCCTTTGGCCAACGGGAAGTGCAGTGCGATGCGTCAGGGTGCGCCTCGAGTTTCCATGAGGGCGTGGATTTTTCAGCGGGGTGCGGTGCGCCGATTTACGCGGCACGGGCCGGAACCGTCATCAGCGCTGGCGACGGTGGGGGTTATGGCAATCAGGTGCGTATTGAGCACGAAAACGACCTCACGACCGGCTACGCGCACATTCAAAATGGCGGGATTCTCATCGCGGTGGGCGACACCGTCGTTGCCGGGCAGCTCATTGCGTTGGAAGGAGATACCGGGCAGTCATTCGGTTGCCACGTCCACATCACACTCGAACAGAACGGAGCCCTCATTGACCCCATGACCGTTCTCGACTGA
- a CDS encoding DUF4352 domain-containing protein — translation MTITDAPAPQPPSTRSRLPVIFDRVPTVVYLAFVAAVLVGAIAIFGGLKDGHKTCATAKAGEVIHLGIADVTIDSVRLTTTDNYGDPDENGGEFLTLRVTVTNTFDTTYSVTELFTAGTLTNPTYGVNAIAIDEDLELDYPSIRTASGDASVQLGPKLTQTYDITVLAIEPPTDRDFLTIAFAPSQYTPNKFLRDTSDGYYETLDTIAIGEFAITDEVGAP, via the coding sequence GTGACCATCACCGATGCGCCGGCACCGCAACCACCGTCAACACGGTCGCGGCTCCCTGTCATATTCGATCGCGTACCGACGGTGGTGTACCTCGCGTTTGTGGCAGCGGTCCTGGTCGGCGCAATCGCGATATTCGGTGGACTCAAAGATGGTCACAAGACGTGCGCCACCGCAAAAGCGGGCGAAGTTATACACCTCGGTATTGCTGACGTCACGATCGATAGCGTTCGTCTCACAACCACCGACAATTACGGTGACCCGGACGAAAATGGCGGTGAGTTTCTGACGCTTCGCGTAACCGTCACGAACACGTTTGACACCACATACTCGGTCACCGAACTCTTTACGGCGGGCACATTGACCAACCCCACCTATGGGGTCAATGCCATCGCGATCGATGAAGATCTCGAACTTGATTACCCCTCGATTCGCACCGCAAGTGGCGACGCCTCGGTTCAGCTCGGCCCGAAACTCACGCAAACGTACGACATCACGGTGCTTGCCATTGAACCACCGACTGATCGCGACTTCCTCACCATTGCCTTCGCCCCCAGCCAATACACGCCAAACAAGTTCCTTCGTGACACCTCAGACGGCTACTACGAAACCCTCGACACCATCGCGATTGGCGAGTTCGCCATCACGGATGAAGTCGGTGCACCATGA